Proteins encoded within one genomic window of Vairimorpha necatrix chromosome 3, complete sequence:
- a CDS encoding reverse transcriptase, whose translation MKCITSFYTRKNLWTRKLQENFCIVNMQRIPVDCKDLRKCLVNRESELDSAIFTIRKFRRRNASLTKIVVEKTHKNLLIKIIKAEGYKVLNDNRKGLEKTNKTIKEIREKIKLLSLNINHLSHKREELEFLLKKEKPEIMCLQETWRQSNRSLRLEKYTAVETPSSGKNKPGLITLVRNTGAIRCSKKGTDSNILQTVVEFRSEGKWIKYLILNVYIPQDRDLKREVLARLLSLLEKEKFRNYYSEIIVMGDMNMQSSSLKKKLVVIGLPVTMKYNSKDGTRILKDGKRSKRKIDTIFRLKEYDNEKIIISKSWVLSDHLVLKKYISLTVDKISDQLVYDKKMLENPKVIKRLKMKLSNQQLSMNNLPEIIKKACTSLKIYKKKRVHTGLTMRWRYLKVFKEKRLAAKAVMKNHNEINLARLVDIKKRVEDTKKFIRKDRSKLWVLKGIKLFKSNRSREFWQWLKNRSVSIRLDQVTLIDHNKLLQTCRAKKLEIANKFYAELSSENDIDVNAYDKVDFFDLPPEITDEEFLSALKKCGNNKAAGPDEIPTELYKHLLTRAVEEKFFKFMLYEFNKYISGETLPKYWTRSISR comes from the exons ATGAAGTGCATAACTTCATTTTATACGCGGAAAAATCTATGGACTAGAAAACTACAAGAAAATTTCTGTATAGTTAATATGCAAAGAATTCCCGTCGATTGTAAAGACCTAAGAAAATGTCTTGTAAATAGAGAGTCTGAATTAGATTCTGCCATTTTTACAATACGAAAGTTTAGACGTAGAAATGCGTCATTAACAAAGATAGTAGTTGAAAAaacacataaaaatttattgattaaGATTATTAAAGCTGAAGGctataaagttttaaatgatAACAGAAAAGGATtagaaaaaactaataaaacaataaaagaGATTAGAGAGAAGATAAAACTCTTAAGTCTCAACATCAACCATCTCTCCCACAAGAGAGAAGAACTTGAGTTTCTTCTTAAGAAGGAGAAACCAGAAATTATGTGTCTACAGGAAACTTGGAGACAATCTAATAGATCCCTTAGACTAGAAAAATACACTGCTGTTGAAACACCAAGCAgtggaaaaaataaaccagGGTTAATAACTCTGGTGAGAAACACTGGAGCTATTAGATGTAGCAAAAAGGGAACTGACTCAAACATTCTGCAAACAGTGGTTGAGTTTAGATCAGAAGGCAAGTGGATTAAATACTTAATCTTAAATGTCTACATACCACAAGACAGGGATCTCAAAAGGGAGGTGCTTGCCAGACTTTTGTCTCTTCTagaaaaagagaaattCAGAAACTATTATAGTGAAATTATAGTAATGGGAGATATGAATATGCAGAGTTCTTCTCTCAAGAAAAAACTAGTAGTAATTGGTTTACCAGTTACGATGAAGTATAACAGCAAAGATGGTACAAGGATTCTCAAAGATGGGAAAAGATCTAAGAGAAAAATTGATACCATCTTTAGGCTGAAAGAATACGATAATGAGAAGATCATTATATCAAAGTCTTGGGTACTAAGTGATCACTTAGTgctcaaaaaatatatctcACTAACTGTTGATAAGATCTCTGATCAACTAGTCTATGATAAAAAGATGCTGGAAAATCCGAAAGTGATTAAAAGGCTTAAAATGAAGTTGAGTAATCAACAATTAAGTATGAATAATCTTCCCgagattattaaaaaagctTGTACATCTTTAAAGATctacaaaaagaaaagggTCCACACTGGACTTACAATGAGATGGAGATACTTAAAAGTCTTCAAAGAAAAGCGTTTAGCAGCAAAAGCGGTTATGAAAAATCACAATGAAATCAATTTAGCCCGGCTCGTAGATATCAAAAAGAGAGTAGAGGATACgaagaaatttattcgCAAAGATAGATCGAAACTTTGGGTTTTAAAAGGAATAAAGCTCTTTAAAAGTAATAGATCCCGAGAATTCTGGCAATGGCTGAAAAATAGAAGTGTTTCCATTCGTTTGGATCAAGTAACTCTAATTGACCACAATAAGCTTCTTCAGACTTGCCGAGCAAAGAAGCTAGAAATAgcgaataaattttacgcCGAATTATCGTCAGAGAATGATATAGATGTCAATGCCTATGATAAAgtagatttttttgatcttCCCCCAGAGATAACAGATGAAGAATTTCTATCCGCACTGAAGAAATGCGGAAACAACAAAGCTGCCGGTCCTGATGAGATTCCAACCGAGCTATACAAACACTTACTGACTAGAGCAGTAGAagaaaaattctttaaattcatgctatatgaatttaataaatacattaGTGGAGAAACCCTACCAAAATACTGGA CAAGATCTATCTCAAGATAA
- a CDS encoding ATP-dependent RNA helicase: protein MIRENVCPKVLGKIKEKFVGSNICEEVNFFIEFLSLTKTTVLGELQRFSRTHKNFVPLVKACRYITKELNKEKPNHGYFIYLENMMGEPARESKDFIMNKVSLLKFCFYRKLFSYNKSDIFKSLNKKTHNPIGYNKLKNTFKTPRRLNSLKYFSIRKNMWWKKVQEQYCIVKIQRIPYGVKDLLKDLCKKNSLLENSIITARKYRRRDTFFTKIIVEKLYANLLIKTVKAKGFKVLNDNRKELEKSSKVNKKTKENIKLLSLNMMKGKEEKSRSEHSSATSDHYDGQNNKLDTEMYLTEHIKHVYADDGNSSVTFKKDGEMKYFLKKIKILSERICKNDFLDMSKNKSRKDLNDLKKFISSTTELVTIQQTYLELSHDKLEKQKMKLKNLIKNNLMDDSDQITEASKNKIEMMIENHSKEHVEQKDINSNVPNVTSSETLQLATGKNDVSNLEIINEDFLINVKNLESASKVEEEDRLSEYGKRMCLETIEVSKESKNITNEVVNTNNVKLDVADINKKAVDNHLKIISAIISGRSKAPKNGVKLYQINKDGWKSVRHTFKPKMQFGLNKNSSIKHTKLKELNRFTSIKVENLGKCIKFHKKESLTMSLGEKKNSIKEKKNSSPKMAKKESQEKSGKKINPVQPQKNRAKGLSKEALIKIIRGGCPISKCKFKFVLVGGLGVWKEHQARDAWAALLTIERKDIPLLKQFRDEESILLMLREGTCERAVKNLLDEIPEAYVCNDETFMVDFLKSKKDLILEELLWVSRINKNFIPLTEACKYIKKNLGSENLAYKNFIYLHSMMGEPARKMKDSKNE, encoded by the coding sequence ATGATTAGAGAAAACGTGTGCCCTAAGGTACTAGgcaaaattaaagaaaagttCGTGGGTTCTAATATCTGTGAGGAAGTTAATTTCTTCATCGAATTTTTGTCTTTAACAAAAACAACTGTTCTAGGAGAACTACAAAGATTCTCTCGAACGCATAAAAACTTTGTACCACTTGTTAAAGCATGTAGGTACATAActaaagaattaaataaagaaaagccAAACCATGgatatttcatttatttagaaaatatgatGGGTGAGCCTGCCCGAGAATCTAAGGACTTTATAATGAATAAAGTATCCTTGTTAAAGTTCTGTTTTTATAGGAAATTATTTTCCTATAACAAAagtgatatttttaaatctttaaataaaaaaactcaTAATCCAATTggttataataaattaaaaaatacttttaaaacACCAAGGAGACTGAATAGtctcaaatatttttctattagaAAGAATATGTGGTGGAAGAAAGTACAAGAACAATATTGTATTGTCAAGATACAAAGAATTCCTTATGGAGTGAAAGATCTCCTCAAAGACTTATGTAAGAAGAACTCTCTTTTGGAGAATTCCATCATTACAGCAAGAAAGTATAGACGAAGAGACAcgttttttacaaaaataatagttgAAAAACTATACGcaaatttattgattaaGACAGTTAAAGCTAAAGgctttaaagttttaaatgataataGAAAAGAACTAGAGAAATCTAgtaaagtaaataaaaagaccAAAGAGAACATAAAACTCTTAAGTCTAAACATGATGAAGGGTAAAGAGGAAAAAAGCAGGAGCGAGCACAGTAGTGCCACAAGTGACCACTATGATGGTCAAAACAACAAGTTAGATAcagaaatgtatttaacAGAACATATTAAGCATGTTTATGCTGATGATGGTAACTCTAGCGTTACTTTCAAAAAAGATGGAGagatgaaatattttcttaaaaaaattaaaattctttcagaaagaatttgtaaaaatgattttttggacatgtcaaaaaataaaagtagaAAAGATCTTAATGAtcttaaaaagtttatatcTAGTACTACTGAATTAGTAACGATTCAGCAGACATATCTGGAGCTCTCCCACGATAAGctagaaaaacaaaaaatgaaattaaaaaatttgattaaaaataatttgatgGATGACAGTGATCAAATTACTGAAGCATCAAAGAACAAAATTGAGATGATGATAGAGAATCACTCAAAAGAACATGTAGAACAAAAGGATATTAACTCCAATGTTCCAAATGTCACCAGTAGCGAAACCCTTCAGTTAGCTACTGGAAAGAATGATGTTTCTAATTTAGAAATCATAaatgaagattttttaattaatgtcAAAAATCTCGAATCTGCCTCTAAAgtagaagaagaagatagATTGTCAGAATATGGCAAAAGAATGTGTTTAGAAACAATTGAAGTCTCTAaagaaagtaaaaatataactaaTGAAGTTGTAAATACCAATAATGTTAAGCTCGATGTAGCTGACATAAATAAGAAAGCAGTAGATAATCatcttaaaattatctCAGCAATAATATCTGGTAGAAGCAAAGCTCCAAAGAATGGAGTTAAGCTATACCAAATCAATAAAGATGGATGGAAGTCTGTCAGACATACCTTTAAGCCAAAGATGCAATTTGgtcttaataaaaactcTAGTATTAAACATactaaattaaaagaactTAATAGATTTACTTCTATTAAAGTAGAAAACCTAGGGAAGTGTATTAAATTTCACAAAAAGGAAAGCCTAACAATGTCACTAGgcgagaaaaaaaattccatcaaagaaaagaaaaattcaaGCCCCAAAATGGCTAAGAAGGAATCCCAAGAGAAATCTGGCAAGAAAATAAACCCAGTTCAACCTCAGAAGAACAGGGCAAAAGGGCTTTCTAAAGAAGCTctcattaaaattattagagGTGGATGTCCTATATCCAAAtgcaaatttaaatttgtattgGTAGGAGGTCTGGGAGTATGGAAGGAGCACCAAGCTAGAGACGCTTGGGCTGCTCTACTCACTATTGAGAGAAAAGACATCCCACTCTTAAAGCAGTTTAGAGATGAAGAGTCTATTCTCTTGATGCTCAGAGAAGGTACCTGCGAAAGAGCAGTAAAAAATCTCTTGGACGAAATCCCAGAGGCATATGTCTGTAATGACGAGACATTTATGGTGGACTTTCTGAAATCAAAGAAGGATTTAATTCTGGAGGAGCTTCTATGGGTTTctagaattaataaaaattttataccaCTTACGGAAGCTTGTAAGTACATAAAGAAGAATTTAGGTAGTGAGAATTTagcatataaaaattttatctacCTACATAGTATGATGGGTGAACCTGCCCGGAAAATGAAGGACtctaaaaatgaataa